A window of the Brassica napus cultivar Da-Ae chromosome A2, Da-Ae, whole genome shotgun sequence genome harbors these coding sequences:
- the LOC106414506 gene encoding membrane-anchored ubiquitin-fold protein 4-like, whose amino-acid sequence MFHCGVGFLLLTSSESFVGPFHYSPTATVGMLKEIIVSEWPKDKNIVPKAASDIKFINDGKMLENGKIVAQCKAPFDDLPKSVIKMHVVVQPSPTKPRPERKIEEEEASQRSFCSCIIM is encoded by the exons ATGTTTCATTGTGGCGTTGGATTTTTGCTTCTGACATCATCTGAGAGTTTTGTTGGCCCGTTTCATTACTCTCCAACCGCCACTGTAGGAATGCTCAAGGAGATAATTGTCTCTGAATGGCCTAAAG ACAAGAATATTGTTCCAAAAGCAGCTAGTGACATCAAGTTTATAAATGATGGTAAGATGTTGGAGAATGGTAAAATTGTTGCTCAGTGTAAAGCTCCATTTGATGATCTCCCTAAATCCGTCATTAAAATGCACGTTGTCGTGCAACCGTCTCCAACAAAACCAAGACCAG AGAGGAAaattgaagaggaagaagccTCACAGAGAAGCTTTTGCTCATGTATCATAATGTGA
- the LOC125580315 gene encoding probable protein S-acyltransferase 7: protein MYVVPPPPRSDSGSNSDLRVYQTWKGSNKFFLQGRFVFGPDVRSLALTICLIAVPVTIFCIFVARKLMDDFSDNWGVSIVSVAVVFTIYDLILLLLTSGRDPGIIPRNAHPPEPEPLDNSNVDAGAGQTPQLRLPRIKEVEVDGVTFKVKYCDTCMLYRPPRCSHCSICNNCVEKFDHHCPWVGQCIGRRNYRFFFMFVFSTTLLCIYVFAFCWVYIRKITESEHTTIWKAMLKTPASIVLILYTFISMWFVGGLTAFHLYLISTNQTTYENFRYRYDRRSNPHNKGVVNNFKETFCSAIPPSKNDFRAMVHREPPLPPRSVAGGFMSPNMGKASDDIEMGRKAVWADMGSAMSEHGDGKDGNNERLHVKDGELGELSPDVRTTVDEQSDRPSMHPRRSSWGRKSGSWDMSPEVMALAARVGGEQNQNGGGSSSGSGLVTENRPT, encoded by the exons atgtatgTAGTGCCTCCGCCTCCCCGATCCGATTCGGGATCCAACTCTGATTTACGGGTTTACCAAACTTGGAAAGGCAGCAAT aaattcTTTCTTCAGGGAAGATTTGTATTCGGACCAGACGTGAGATCACTGGCCCTAACAATATGTCTCATCGCTGTCCCTGTTACAATCTTCTGCATCTTTGTCGCCAGGAAGCTAATGGATGACTTCTCTGATAACTGGGGAGTATCTATAGTATCTGTCGCCGTCGTCTTCACCATTTAT GATTTGATTCTTCTGCTGCTTACATCCGGAAGAGATCCAGGAATCATCCCTAGAAACGCTCATCCTCCTGAGCCTGAACCTCTTGACAACAGCAACGTGGATGCAGGAGCTGGCCAGACTCCTCAGCTGAGACTCCCTCGCATTAAGGAAGTAGAGGTTGATGGGGTTACGTTTAAGGTCAAGTACTGTGACACTTGCATGCTCTATAGGCCTCCTCGCTGTTCCCACTGCTCTATTTGTAACAACTGCGTTGAAAAGTTTGACCATCACTGCCCTTGGGTTGGCCAATGTATTGGGCGA AGGAACTACAGATTCTTCTTCATGTTTGTCTTCTCCACGACACTTCTCTGTATATATGTGTTTGCCTTCTGCTGGGTCTATATAAGGAAGATCACTGAGTCAGAGCATACAACCATTTGGAAGGCAATGCTCAAAACTCCTGCCTCTATTGTATTGATACTCTACACATTCATATCGATGTGGTTCGTTGGTGGCTTGACAGCTTTCCATCTATATCTCATCAGCACAAACCAG ACTACATATGAGAATTTCAGATACAGATATGACCGGAGAAGCAACCCACACAACAAGGGAGTGGTTAACAACTTCAAAGAAACGTTTTGTTCTGCTATCCCTCCTTCAAAGAACGACTTTAGAGCCATGGTTCATCGTGAACCTCCATTGCCTCCTAGATCTGTAGCGGGGGGTTTCATGAGTCCAAACATGGGTAAAGCCAGTGATGACATTGAAATGGGAAGGAAGGCTGTTTGGGCTGACATGGGTTCAGCAATGTCAGAACATGGTGATGGCAAAGATGGTAATAATGAGAGGCTACATGTTAAGGACGGTGAGTTGGGAGAGCTTTCTCCAGATGTTAGGACGACGGTTGATGAACAGAGTGATAGGCCGAGTATGCACCCGAGGCGCTCAAGCTGGGGAAGGAAAAGCGGGAGCTGGGATATGTCCCCAGAAGTTATGGCCTTAGCAGCTAGAGTGGGAGGAGAGCAAAACCAGAACGGTGGAGGAAGCAGCAGTGGAAGTGGTCTAGTGACTGAGAACCGGCCTACATAG
- the LOC125585043 gene encoding uncharacterized protein LOC125585043, whose protein sequence is MSWQGRRGKGKGAFTVRCRLDRALANEEWHTLFPCSYTEYLGMVASDHRPVVAFLEDKISRRKGQFRFDKRWVGQEGLMETISMGWSDQSVERKDDIVAKIGNCRHEIARWRKNNPPYGKEKISELQKALEEVQSDDTRSQEDIVEVSRKLQEAYKDEEEYWQQKSRNMWYSSRDLNTKFYHALTKQRRIRNMIVGLYDAVGNWITEDNKVEKVAVDYFHDLFTTTSPSDFDAFLAEVTMGITPQMNQRLLRLATENEVREALFMMHPEKAPGPDGMTALFFQYSWHIIKQDLVEMVLCQRLKGCLPSLISETQSAFVPGRLITDNILIAQEMFHGLRTNKACQGKYMAIKTDMSKAYDRVEWDFIQALLEKMGFDLHWIKLMMECQLINFDKSSIQFGHKIEESVRQELRDILGIQNLGGMGTYLGLPENLGGSKIQVFGFVQDRLNRRVNGWTFKFFTKGGKEVVIKSVVTALPNHVMSCYRLPKATAKKLTNAVARFWWSPGGSTRGMHWKSWDKVIRNLVDPQDVKIIESIPLSRIQRIDRDGWHFTNNGKYSVKSGYQVERVYPDRDKPPEMFGPTVDAQEEFTSARDKW, encoded by the exons ATGTCATGGCAAGGTCGtagaggaaaaggaaaaggggcGTTCACGGTTAGATGTCGTTTAGACCGTGCATTGGCAAATGAGGAGTGGCatactctttttccttgttCTTATACAGAATACTTAGGGATGGTGGCGTCCGATCATCGACCCGTGGTAGCGTTTTTAGAGGATAAAATTTCCAGGAGGAAGGGACAATTTCGTTTTGATAAGAGATGGGTTGGACAGGAAGGTCTTATGGAAACAATTTCCATGGGCTGGTCCGATCAGAGTGTAGAAAGGAAGGATGATATAGTGGCAAAAATTGGGAATTGTCGACATGAAATTGCGAGATGGCGGAAAAATAATCCACCTTACGGAAAGGAAAAAATAAGTGAGTTACAGAAAGCTCTCGAAGAGGTACAATCAGATGACACAAGATCGCAGGAGGATATAGTGGAGGTGTCTAGGAAATTACAAGAGGCATATAAGGACGAAGAAGAATATTGGCAGCAGAAAAGTAGGAATATGTGGTACTCTTCTAGGGATCTTAATACTAAATTTTATCATGCTTTAACTAAGCAAAGAAGAATTCGAAATATGATTGTTGGTTTGTATGATGCTGTGGGAAATTGGATTACAGAAGACAATAAGGTGGAGAAAGTGGCTGTAGATTATTTCCATGATTTGTTTACTACCACTTCACCTTCAGATTTCGATGCTTTTCTTGCGGAGGTAACGATGGGAATAACTCCTCAGATGAACCAACGCTTGCTGAGGCTAGCGACTGAGAATGAGGTTAGAGAGgctttgtttatgatgcatcctGAAAAGGCACCAGGACCGGATGGCATGACGGCTCTCTTTTTTCAATATTCTTGGCATATTATAAAGCAGGATCTGGTAGAAATG GTTTTGTGCCAGCGTTTGAAAGGGTGTCTTCCGTCCCTTATTTCAGAGACTCAATCGGCTTTCGTGCCGGGGAGGTTGATAACTGATAACATTCTTATTGCTCAGGAGATGTTTCATGGGTTACGGACTAATAAGGCATGTCAAGGAAAGTACATGgcaattaaaacggatatgagcaagGCGTATGATCGAGTCGAATGGGATTTTATTCAGGCTTTACTGGAAAAAATGGGATTTGATCTTCACTGGATTAAGTTAATGATGGAAT GTCAGcttattaattttgataagtctTCAATCCAATTTGGGCACAAGATTGAAGAATCAGTCAGACAGGAATTAAGAGATATTTTGGGTATTCAGAATCTTGGAGGAATGGGAACTTATCTTGGATTACCAGAAAATCTTGGGGGCtcaaagattcaagttttcGGTTTTGTGCAAGATAGACTTAATAGAAGGGTTAATGGGTGGACTTTCAAATTTTTCACGAAGGGTGGAAAAGAAGTGGTTATTAAATCAGTAGTTACGGCAttaccaaatcatgtgatgtcttgcTATAGATTACCGAAGGCAACCGCGAAAAAATTGACAAATGCGGTAGCACgtttttggtggagtccaggtgGAAGTACAAGAGGAATGCATTGGAAATCTTGGGATAAG GTGATTCGGAATCTAGTGGACCCACAGGATGTGAAAATTATCGAAAGTATACCTTTGAGTAGGATCCAGAGGATTGATAGAGATGGTTGGCATTTCACAAACAATGGGAAATATTCggtcaaatcaggatatcaggtagAGCGGGTTTACCCAGATAGAGATAAACCACCAGAAATGTTTGGACCTACAGTGGATGC TCAAGAAGAATTTACAAGCGCGAGGGATAAATGGTGA
- the LOC125580317 gene encoding serine/threonine-protein kinase CDG1-like: MAFCLCFGLRPKRNKVENQEPVSVQESIPDQPSSSSANPATSSSDPEALLPPPQKIKKFSYLQLATATNNFSLDARIGQGGFGDVFKGELEIDGQLKDVAVKMLGRSSIQGNKEFIVEVLMLSMLRNKNLVKLYGYCCEGDQRCLVYEYMPLGSVEDNIHCKTKNKTILHPQETKFIIQYLFFFSDIRSAQEVLDLSTRMKIALGAAKGLAYLHNDSKPIVIYRDMKTANILLDHGFEPKLSDFGLAKIGPNEGMSHVTTRVMGTLGYCAPEYAATGQLTLQSDIYSFGVVLLELITGRKPIGDSTMGAQRLLVRWALPYFRNLNIRKIADPMLGIQGDPYLEEAVRRAVQLAYMCLRERAKARPTIREVVEALEVLVEYIARKDKGNDIRYGRGVDKGKKVEGSTVNEGDEGLERDRYVSDAKRWAKGCTRAERRKSKVADTFFA; this comes from the exons ATGGCTTTTTGCTTGTGTTTCGGACTTAGACCAAAACGTAATAAGGTGGAGAATCAGGAACCCGTTTCTGTTCAGGAATCCATACCTGACCAACCATCATCGTCTTCTG CCAATCCAGCAACGTCTTCATCAGATCCTGAAGCACTGCTACCGCCACCGCAGAAAATCAAAAAATTCTCATACCTACAACTCGCCACCGCAACAAACAACTTCAGCCTGGATGCTAGGATCGGACAAGGTGGATTCGGCGATGTATTCAAAGGAGAGTTAGAGATTGACGGACAG TTAAAGGATGTGGCTGTTAAGATGCTTGGTCGGAGTAGTATacaaggaaacaaagagtttaTTGTGGAAGTCCTAATGCTTTCAATGTTGAGAAACAAAAACCTCGTGAAACTGTATGGTTATTGCTGTGAAGGCGATCAAAGATGCCTCGTCTATGAATATATGCCTCTTGGATCTGTAGAAGATAACATCCactgtaaaacaaaaaacaaaactatacttcatcctcaagaaacaaaatttataatacagtacttattttttttttcagatatcAGATCTGCTCAAGAGGTTTTAGATTTGAGCACAAGGATGAAGATAGCTTTAGGAGCAGCTAAAGGGTTAGCGTATCTTCACAACGATTCAAAACCTATTGTGATCTATAGAGATATGAAAACTGCAAACATACTGCTGGACCATGGGTTTGAACCGAAGCTCTCTGACTTTGGGCTTGCAAAGATTGGTCCGAATGAAGGCATGTCTCATGTCACTACTAGAGTTATGGGAACGCTAGGGTATTGTGCACCCGAGTACGCGGCTACTGGGCAACTGACGCTGCAGTCTGATATTTATAGCTTTGGAGTTGTGCTGTTGGAGCTTATCACTGGACGCAAACCTATTGGGGACTCAACCATGGGTGCACAACGTTTGCTTGTTAGATGG GCACTGCCATATTTCAGGAACCTAAACATAAGAAAGATTGCAGATCCGATGTTAGGAATACAAGGTGATCCGTACTTGGAAGAAGCTGTGAGAAGAGCCGTTCAGTTAGCGTATATGTGTCTGCGGGAACGCGCAAAAGCTAGGCCAACAATCAGAGAAGTAGTGGAGGCATTGGAGGTCTTGGTTGAGTACATAGCGAGGAAAGATAAGGGAAATGACATTAGATATGGACGAGGAGTAGATAAGGGGAAGAAAGTTGAAGGGTCAACTGTTAATGAAGGAGATGAAGGTTTGGAGAGAGATAGATATGTTTCTGATGCTAAGAGATGGGCTAAGGGTTGTACAAGAGCTGAACGGAGAAAGAGCAAAGTTGCTGATACTTTCTTTGcttaa